One genomic region from Rhodothermales bacterium encodes:
- a CDS encoding HAD-IA family hydrolase, producing the protein LDDTLLDHRSAERAALTDLCGHFSEAFADRPVAEVQSTYHVNNVALWAAYAAGEIDKETLRRRRFEVLLDRLAIVSLDADEASDYYLACYAKHWSYCPGAREAFLAIAAVLPAGILTNGFAEQQHAKLNQFPELRSGSRSVVISEEVGYMKPHPKLFAEASARAGADPASILYVGDSYASDIAGARRAGWQAAWYTLETATGSGEEAMRFTDWTALTGVLVR; encoded by the coding sequence ATCTGGACGATACCCTGCTCGACCATCGGAGTGCCGAACGGGCCGCGCTGACCGACCTCTGTGGCCACTTTTCGGAGGCTTTTGCCGACCGGCCGGTCGCCGAAGTGCAGTCGACCTACCATGTCAACAACGTGGCGTTGTGGGCCGCCTACGCCGCCGGCGAAATCGACAAAGAGACCCTGCGCCGGCGCCGCTTCGAGGTACTGCTCGATCGGCTCGCTATCGTCTCTCTGGATGCCGACGAAGCGAGCGACTACTACCTCGCCTGTTATGCCAAGCACTGGTCGTATTGCCCGGGGGCGCGCGAGGCCTTCCTGGCGATCGCCGCCGTATTGCCGGCCGGGATCCTCACCAACGGTTTCGCAGAACAGCAGCACGCCAAGTTGAACCAGTTCCCCGAGTTGCGATCCGGCAGTCGCTCCGTCGTCATCAGCGAGGAGGTCGGCTACATGAAGCCGCATCCGAAGTTATTCGCCGAGGCCTCGGCGAGGGCGGGGGCCGATCCGGCGTCCATACTCTATGTCGGCGACTCGTACGCGTCCGACATCGCCGGCGCACGGCGGGCCGGCTGGCAGGCCGCCTGGTACACCCTGGAAACGGCCACCGGCTCCGGAGAGGAGGCGATGCGCTTTACCGATTGGACCGCCCTGACCGGAGTACTCGTGCGATAG